From the Callithrix jacchus isolate 240 chromosome 22, calJac240_pri, whole genome shotgun sequence genome, the window caaaagcatcttaagctgataagcaacttcagcaaagtctcaggacacaaaatcaatgtgcaaaaatcacaagcatttctttttttttttttttgagacggagtttcgcgcttgttacccaggctggagtgcaatggcgcgatctcggctcactgcaacctccacctcctgggttcaggcaattctcctgcctcagcctcccaagtagctgtgattacaggcacgcaccaccatgcccagctaattttttgtatttttagtagagacggggtttcaccatgttgaccaggatggtctcaatctcttgacccgcctcagcttcccaaagtgctgggatcataggcgcgagcaaccgcacctggcccacaagcatttctatacgctaacaatagacaagcagagagccaaatcatgaaggaactcccattcacaattgctacaaaaagaataaaatacctaggaatacatctaataAGTGAAACGgaggacatcttcaaggaaatcagagaggatacaaacaaatggaaaaacattccacttcatggataggaagaatcaatattgtgaaaatggccatactgcccaaagtaatttatagattaatcgTTAGTCCCATTGAACTATgattgacattcttcatagaattagaaaaaaaactactttaaaattcatatggaaccaaaaaaggacccatatagccaagacaatcctaagcaaaaagaacaaagctggaagcatcaggctgccagacttcaaactatactccgaggtgacagtaaccaaaacagaatggtactgctacaaaacagacacatagaccaatggaacagaatagaaatctCAGAAGTAagaccacacatttacaaccatctgatctttgacaaacctgacaaaaacaagcaatggggaaagtattccctacTTAATAAGCCTTGTTTTGACTTTGATTTAAACTCAGTGTGTTAGGTATGTGCATGCCATGTGATAGTTTGAATATACATGCCCGCCAAACCCCATATTGGATTATGACCCCCCactgttggagatggggcctggtgggaggtatttgaatcatgggggtggatccctcaattgcttggtgctgtcctcacaatagtgagtgaattctcacaacaTGTGACTATTGCAAAGTGTGGCACATCCTCCAGTCccaattttctctctcttgctccttctcccaGCATGTGAGACACctgctccctcttcaccttctgccatgattgtaagcttcctgaggcctccccaaaagcagaTGCCAGCCTtctgcttcctatacagccttcagaaccatgaaccaattaaacacctctttcttttctttttttttttttttttttttttttttgagatggtgtctcgctgtcatccagattggagtgcagtggcacaatcatggctcactgcaacctctgcctcccgggttcaagtgattctcctgcctcagcctcctgagtagcttggactacaggcacacactaccatgcccagctaattttcatattggccaggctggtctccaatgcctgacctcatgatccacctgccttggcctcttaacatgctgggattacaggtgtaagccactgcattcggcctaaacctcttttctttttttttcctttttttgagacagtttcgctcttgttgcccaggctagagtgcagtggcatgatcttggctcactgcaacctcctgcctcccgagttcaagcaattctcctgtctcgacctaccgagtaggtgggattacaggtgcgtgccaccacacctggctaatttttatatttttagtagagacagggtttcactttcaccatgttggccaggctggtcttgaactcctgacctcgtgatctgcccaccttggcctcccaaagtgctgggattaccagcatgagccactgcgcccaactgaAGTGAAGggtttttaaaacaaagcaagTTTCTTAAAGAAACAAGTGAGTTAAATTGACAAACCTAGGCAGAAAGGCAAGAGAAGGAGTCCATGTGCCTCACACCCCGCGCACCAGAATGGATCTTGCAGAACTTACCTTTGGCAGACGAAGGTGGTTCCGTTGGTAACTGGCTGCTGGGGGTCACAGAGATTCCTGGGAaatcagaaaatgagaaaaatgctcTGGTCATGGGAGTCATCAACAAATACTAAAACATCTCTGTACCCTAGTTTCCTCACCCGAAAAATGAGTCTAAAGTAGCTTACATCAATGGATTGCTGTGGATGTTTGAGGCCAGGCgcggggctcacacctgtaatcccagcgttttgggaggcagagccaggcaaatcccgaggtcaggagttggagaccatcctggccaatatggtaaaatcccatctctactaaaaatacaaaaattagccaggcatggtggcaggcatctgtagtctcagctactctggaggctgaggcaggagaaacgcttgaacccgggagacggaggctgcagtgagcagagatcatgctattgcattccagccttggcgacagagcaagactccgtctcaaaaaaaaaaaaaaatcaaagccatcgttaataataatgcattgtatatttcaaaattcctAAAACAGTAAACATTCTTACTACAAAGAAATTATAAGATGGTGaggtgtagtgactcatgcctgtaatcccaacactttcagaggcaggaggctcacttgagcccaggagttcaagaccagcctgggcaacatgggaaactccatctctacaaaaaatacaaaaatagccgggcatgatggtgcccacctgtagtcccagctactagggaggctgtggtgggaggatcacagaacctgggaggcagaggctgcactgaaccaagatcaaaccactgcgctccatcctgggtgaccgagaccctgtcccaaaaaaagtAGGTAAGGTATTGGCAGGCGAGGTAGCGGATAGCATCATTCCACAGTGCATACACACATCAACACATCACATGGTACCCTGTAGACGTATACAGTGATTCGTCCATtgcaaatacaaatttaaaaagcaagaatgaAAGACTGATTCACTCTACAcatatgaatgaaccttgaaaacgttatgctgagtgaaagaaaccagtcacgAAAGACCATGTGgtgtatgactccatttatataaaatgcccagagaaggcaaatttatgcaaaaaGAAAGTACACAGGTGGATGCCTGGCGCTGGGAGTGGGAAGCGGAAGTGACCACAGACGGGCGCGAGGTCTTTTTAGAGTGATGGAAGTTGGTAAAATTGGATTGTGGTGATTGTACAACTCcaaaaactttgttttgtttttttattttaaaacttcttaaaatGTATCgaattgaggccaggtgcggtggctcacgcctgcactcccagcactttgggaggttgaggcaggcagatcacctgaggtcaggagttcgagaccagcctggccaacatggtgaaaccccatctctactaaaaatacaaaaattagctgagtgtggtggcgcacacctgtaatcccagctactcaggaggctgaggcaggagaatcacttgaacctgggaggtggaggttgcagtgagctgagatcacaccactgcactccagcctagatgatagagtgagactccatcaaaaaaaggaaaacctacaTCCTCCCAGCTGCCTGAAGCCTGGGGCTTCCTGCCCTCTCGTTTCCTTTGCACCCAGGGCCCCACCCCTTGGAATGGCTATCAGGACCTAAAAAGGTTGAGGAAGAAAGGTTTGGTCTGCAACACCCCTACCTGTGACCACGAGCTCCAGGGGATCACTGGGGGCCGACCACAGGTATGGGGCCCTTCTGGAGAAGCTGTAGCAGCGGTAGGTCCCGCTGTGGGCAGCGGTTACCGTGGTGATGGGGAAGCTAGCCCGGTACCATCTCTCGGGGTTCCTGTAGGGTCCAGGGTCGCCGTCCTTGTACAGAGCAAATTGGTCAAAGCCATATTTGGTCTGACACCGTAGGGTCACATCCCCTCCTGGGGACACTGCCGGGCCAGGCTGGGCTGAGAGCGAGGGCTTAGGAAAAACTCCTGGGAGAAAAGGAAGTCTGGTGTTAAAGGCGAGTATCTCAGCTGGGGCTGGGAGGTCCCCCCGCCTGCCCAAGCTGGGGAGCTTTATGGCTGTATCCCTCCCAGAGTGCACTCCCTTGCCCCAGCTCAGAGAGAGGTCAAGTCATGAATGGTTTACAGAGTGAGGCTGTGCCCACATCCTAGTGCTTGGTGCAAACCCTGGTTCTGCCCTTAGGGGCTAGTGGCCCTGGAGACCAATCTCCCTCTGTATCTGAGCCTCACTACCTTGTTTTGTTAAAGTGGGGATGAttgggccgggtgctgtggctcatgcctgtaatcccagcactttgggagactgaggtgggtggatctcgaggtcaggattttgagaccagcctgaccaacatggtgaaaccccatctctactaaaagtacaaaacttagccgggtatggtaatcccagctattcaggaagctgaggcaggaggcttgaacccaggagtcggaggttgcagtgagccaagatcacatcattgcactccagcctgggcgacagagtgaaactccatctcagaaacaaaaaggagCAGGGGATGATTGAAGGAGACAGTCCACAGCGAGCGTTTAGCAGAGTGGCCTAGCAAGCACTGGAGATACGAAGAGCAGGTAAAGAGCTTaagctggctgggcgcggtggctcaagcctgtaatcccagcactttgggaggccgaggcaagtggatcatgaggtcacgagatcaagaccatcccggtcaacatggtgaaaccccatctctactaaaaatacaaaagaaattagctgggcacggtggcatgtacctataatcccagctactcaggaggctgaggcaggagaattgcctgaacccaggaggcggaggttgcggtgagccgagatcgcgccattgcactccagcctgggtaacaagagcgaaactccgtctcaaaaaaaaaaagagcttaagCTTAGGCTGTGCCGGAAGCTTACACTGCAGCATGCGATCATTCCATCGCAAACGTGGGTGAAAGTGCCAGCTTCCAGGTGCCTTCCAAACTCAGGACATGTATCAATTCAGTGAATCCTCACAGATACCTACAAGGTCATCACTATTAAtgtccctattttataaatgaaactggTCAGGCAaaatgactcacgcctgtaatcccagcacttggagaggccgaggcgggcggatcacctgaggttgggagtttgagaccaacctgaccaacatggagaaaccccatctctactaaaaatacaaaattagccagtcgtggtggcacatgcctgtagtcccagctagtcgggaggctgaggcaggagaatcgcttgaacccgggaggcagagtttacagtgatctgagattgcgccattgcactccagcctgggcaacaagagtgaaactccatctcaaaaaaataaaataaaaacaaatgaaactaaGGCACATGGCGTTAAACAATTTGTCCAACCCCAGATAACAACACTGCAGGGtacacttgaaatttgctaagagcgTCGATTAAAAGTGTTCTCACACCAAAAAATAGTGAACTGTGGGAGGTGATATATGTTGATTAGCTTGATGGCAGACTATCACAGTGGATACGTATATCAGAACGTCAAGTTGTATACCTTGCATATAtccatttttggttttttttctttttttcttttttttgagatggagtttcgctcttgttacccaggctggagtgcaatggcgcaatctcagctcaccgcaacctccgcctcctgggttcaagcaggtctcctgcctcagcctcctgagtagctggaactacaggcgcgtgccaccttgcccagctaatttttatatttttagtagagacggggtttcaccatgttgaccaggatggtctcgatctcttcttgacctcatgatctacccacctcggcctcccaaagtgctgggattataggcatgagccaccgcgcccggccttcttttttttttattttaatacagagtctcgctctgtcaaccaggttggagtgcagtggcttgatcacagctccctgcagcctcaacctccctggctcaagctatccttctgcctcagcctcctgagtagctgggattataggtcctGCTACCATGCTGCTccactaatgttttatttttttgtgaagatggggtctcactgtgttgcccaggctggtctcgaacccctgagctcaagtgatcctcctgcctcagcctcccaaagtgctgggattacaggtgtgagccactgggacCAATgctctctttgttgttgttgttgtaataaatgtaagatgttaacatgaGGGGATCCCGGGTGAAATATTTCCATTGGTGTTAtcttttgcaacttttctgtcagtctaaaaatccaaaacaaaggttttggtagtggtggtagttgtttttgagacagagtctcaccctgtcaccaaggctaaagtgcagtggcgtgatctcggctcactgcaacctccgcctcccaggttcaagcaattctcctgtctcagcctcccaagtagctgggactacaggtggcgctaccacacccagctaatttttgtattttgggtagaaacagggtttcaccatatgggtcaggctggtctcaaacccctgacctcaggtgatccactcaccttggcctcccaaagtgctgggattacaggtgtgagccaccgcacccagccttttctttcttaatgccTTTTGTGAAAACTGTCaagagaccccatcttaaaaaaaaaaaaaaaaaaatcagctgggcgtggtggcacacagctatagtcccagctacttggaaggctgaggcaggaggatcgcttgagcccaggaggtagaggctgcagtgagccaggatcagccactgcactccagtgtgggtgacacagCAAGCCGCTGTgtccagaaaataaataaaatattcttcacaTTGATCCATAAATGTTGTGGCGCCACCCACTAGGCCAGTGCCTCACTGGCCTCACCGTAATCTGGGCCCTAGGCCCTATTCTCAgtatcccccctttttttttgagatggaatttcactcttggtgtccaggctggagtgcagcaagttgatcttggctcactacaacctccacctcctgggttcgagcgattctcctgcctcagcctccggagtagctgggattacaggcgtgtgccaccgtgcccggctaattttgtgtttttagtagagatggttttctccatgttggtcaggctggtttcgaactcccagcCTCGGGTGACCCACCCacgtgggcctcccaaagtgctgggattagacgtgtgagctactatgcccggcCTAACATCCCCCATATTCGTGTCCCGAACGGAGGCCCATACAGTCCCAGGCTACAATCCCCTGTCCTTTACCAGTGGCAATGAGCTCCAGCTGGTCGCTGGGCGGGGACCAGCGGCTTCCGTTCTGGTAGGAGCAGCGGTAGCGTCCAGCGTCACTTTGCTTCATGGCTGGGATGAGGAGGACCGCCTGATCCCGGTAGCTGTTGGAACTCAGCTTCTCCAGGCGGTACAGGTCCACACCCGGAGGTCCCTGGCACCGGAGGGTCACTGGCTTCTCCAGAGGCACCAGGGAGCTGGGCACAGCCTGCAGGGAGGGCTTGGGGAGTGGTCCTGGAAGAGGAGCAGAGCTGGGTCAGCCTCCCTGCAGACCTCGCCTGGAACCCACTTCCCCCACCTGCTGGTGGATCCCACAGGAGGGAAGGACTCACCGCTCTGTGCTTGCACATGCCCCAGACACAGCCctgaggagagaagaaagagactaGAGGCCAGGACTGACTTTTATAAACACTGCTGCCTGCTGGGTGCGGCGACAAGACATTTGCATGCCTGTGCTTTATTCTCTCCTAATCACTTATTTCTTCAAAAGACACACAGGCATGTAATTTGAGTGAGAGAAGCCAGTCAGAAAAAGCCACATTGTTTACGatgtcatttatatgaaatatccagaaggGGTAAATCTACAGAAGACAGAGACACATGGCTGGGGGTGGTCGGGAGAGCGAGGACGAGAAGTGACTGCTGGACGGCCGTGGGGTTCCTGGGAGGTGCCATAATGTTTTGCAGATAGACGGGGTGGTGGTGAACAACACTGAATGCACCAAGTGTCAGATAAAGCAGACCTTCCATTCTGTTCATTTCACCACAGTTACAACTgttttagggccaggcacagtggcttgcacctgtaatcccagcactttgggaggccaaggaggctaAAGCACATaaggtcaggggttggagaccaggctgggcaacatagtgagacctgatttctaccaagaaaaagaaaaaaaaaaaaaattagccaggcatggtgctatgTGCCTctggtccaagctacttggagtggctgaggtggaaggattccttgagcccaggaggtcaagcttgcagggagccaagatggtgcccactgcactccagcctggacaacgctGTGAGCCCCGATCTCAAAAAGCAGATCTTTTGAAAGTCAAGCCGAGATTGCTTGCCCATCCTGACTGGCTCCTACCATTGCCCCTGCCCTGCATACATTTCTTACTAGTTATATTgttccttttgcatttttttacatCTTCATGGTTCTAGAAAAAAGTAGGCATACTGCTGTCTGTGTTCATTAGAGTCAGGAACTGCACACTGCCGTCCTCAGTGGGTGTGAGGAATGCACACTACTGTCTGTGTTCATTAGAGTCAGGCATTGCACACTGCCGTCCTCAGTGGGTGTGAGGAATGCACACTACTGTCTGTGTTCATTAGAGTCAGGCATTGCACACTGCCGTCCTCAGTGGGTGTGAGGAATGCACACTGCTGTCTCTGTTCATTAGAGTCAGGCACTGCACACTGCCGTCCTCAGTGGGTGTGAGGAATGCACACTGCTGTCTCTGTTCATTAGAGTCAGGAACTGCACACTGCCGTCCTCAGTGGGTGTGAGGAATGCACACTACTGTCTGTGTTCATTAGAGTCAGGAACTGCACACGGCCGTCCTCAGTGGGTGTGAGGAATGCACACTACTGTCTGTGTTCATTAGAGTCAGGAGCTGCACACTGCCGTCCTCAGTGGGTGTGAGGGATGCACACTACTGTCTGTGTTCATTAGAGTCAGGAACTGCACACTGCCGTCCTCAGTGGGTGTGAGGGATGCACACTACTGTCTGTGTTCATTAGAGTCAGGAACTGCACACTGCCGTCCTCAGTGGGTGTGAGGGATGCACACTACCGTCTGTGTTCATTAGAGTCAGGAACTGCACACTGCCGTCCTCAGTGGGTGTGAGGAATGCACACTGCTGTCTGTGTTCATTAGAGTCAGGAACTGCACACTGCCGTCCTCAGTGGGTGTGAGGGATGCACACTGCTGTCTCTGTTCATTAGAGTCAGGCACTGCACACTGCCGTCCTCAGTGGGTGTGAGGAATGCACACTACTGTCTGTGTTCATTAGAGTCAGGCACTGCACACTGCCGTCCTCAGTGGGTGTGAGGAATGCACACTGCTGTCTGTGTTCATTAGAGTCAGGAACTGCACACTGCCGTCCTCAGTGGGTGTGAGTAATGCACACTACTGTCTCTGTTCATTAGAGTCAGGAACTGCACACTGCCGTCCTCAGTGGGTGTGAGGAATGCACACTACTGTCTGTTCATTAGAGTCAGGAACTGCACGCTGCCGTCCTCAGTGGGTGTGAGGAATGCACACTACTGTCTGTGTTCATTAGAGTCAGGAACTGCACACTGCCGTCCTCAGTGGGTGTGAGGAATGCACACTGCTGTCTGTGTTCATTAGAGTCAGGAACTGCACACTGCCGTCCTCAGTGGGTGTGAGGGATGCACACTACTGTCTGTGTTCATTAGAGTCAGGAACTGCACACTGCCGTCCTCAGTGGGTGTG encodes:
- the GP6 gene encoding platelet glycoprotein VI isoform X1, which encodes MSPSLTALFCLGLCLGHVQAQSGPLPKPSLQAVPSSLVPLEKPVTLRCQGPPGVDLYRLEKLSSNSYRDQAVLLIPAMKQSDAGRYRCSYQNGSRWSPPSDQLELIATGVFPKPSLSAQPGPAVSPGGDVTLRCQTKYGFDQFALYKDGDPGPYRNPERWYRASFPITTVTAAHSGTYRCYSFSRRAPYLWSAPSDPLELVVTGISVTPSSQLPTEPPSSAKAFPEATSKLIISLTNKVFTTETSRSITTSPKESGSPAGPSRQYYTKGNLVRICLGAVILILLAGFLAEDWHSRRKRPRHRVRAMQRPLPPLPQPRKSHGSQDGGRPDVHSHGFSS
- the GP6 gene encoding platelet glycoprotein VI isoform X2, producing MSPSLTALFCLGLCLGHVQAQSGPLPKPSLQAVPSSLVPLEKPVTLRCQGPPGVDLYRLEKLSSNSYRDQAVLLIPAMKQSDAGRYRCSYQNGSRWSPPSDQLELIATGVFPKPSLSAQPGPAVSPGGDVTLRCQTKYGFDQFALYKDGDPGPYRNPERWYRASFPITTVTAAHSGTYRCYSFSRRAPYLWSAPSDPLELVVTGISVTPSSQLPTEPPSSAKEATSKLIISLTNKVFTTETSRSITTSPKESGSPAGPSRQYYTKGNLVRICLGAVILILLAGFLAEDWHSRRKRPRHRVRAMQRPLPPLPQPRKSHGSQDGGRPDVHSHGFSS
- the GP6 gene encoding platelet glycoprotein VI isoform X3, whose amino-acid sequence is MSPSLTALFCLGLCLGHVQAQSGPLPKPSLQAVPSSLVPLEKPVTLRCQGPPGVDLYRLEKLSSNSYRDQAVLLIPAMKQSDAGRYRCSYQNGSRWSPPSDQLELIATGVFPKPSLSAQPGPAVSPGGDVTLRCQTKYGFDQFALYKDGDPGPYRNPERWYRASFPITTVTAAHSGTYRCYSFSRRAPYLWSAPSDPLELVVTGISVTPSSQLPTEPPSSAKAFPEATSKLIISLTNKVFTTETSRSITTSPKESGSPAGESSSPDPLPSHPKPTPFSIQKLQL